The Brassica oleracea var. oleracea cultivar TO1000 chromosome C6, BOL, whole genome shotgun sequence genome includes a region encoding these proteins:
- the LOC106298303 gene encoding RNA-binding protein 8A-B-like: protein MANIESEAIDFEPEEDDLMDEEEAGAADVSPRAAGHPRLRSAIAGANGDSTDRKTKGRGFREERDSDRQRRLSSRDFESLGSDGGPGPQRSIEGWIILVTGVHEEAQEDDLSNAFGDFGEIKSLHLNLDRRTGFVKGYALVEYEKSEEAQNAIKAMNGAELLTQNVSVDWAFSSGPNAGSYRRKNLRSGRSQRSRSPRRRF, encoded by the exons ATGGCGAACATAGAATCCGAAGCAATCGATTTCGAGCCAGAGGAGGATGACCTCATGGACGAAGAAGAGGCTGGAGCAGCTGACGTTTCCCCACGCGCCGCTGGGCATCCGAGGCTTAGGTCAGCTATCGCCGGAGCAAACGGCGACTCGACGGATAGGAAGACCAAAGGCCGCGGCTTTCGCGAGGAGAGAGACTCCGATCGCCAGCGCCGCCTTTCCTCGCGCGATTTCGAGTCGCTAGGTTCCGATGGCGGTCCTGGCCCGCAGCGAT CTATTGAGGGGTGGATTATTTTGGTCACCGGAGTTCATGAGGAGGCACAAGAGGATGATCTATCGAATGCTTTTGGTGATTTTGGGGAGATTAAGAGTTTGCATCTCAATCTCGATCGCCGTACTGGTTTTGTCAAG GGCTATGCTTTGGTAGAATATGAGAAGAGTGAAGAAGCACAGAATGCTATCAAAGCAATGAATGGTGCTGAGCTTCTTACACAGAATGTCAGCGTTGACTGGGCCTTCAGCAGTGGACCCAATGCTGGATCTTACAGGAGAAAGAACTTGAG GTCTGGGAGGTCACAACGTTCAAGAAGCCCGAGAAGACGTTTCTGA
- the LOC106296786 gene encoding uncharacterized protein LOC106296786 isoform X2 has protein sequence MEATTVFTSLYVSNLPKPKAIFNLTPPDLSSSSCWLCNSQSKRITKLRLNESNHGVLRLHALFHNEEAPGQSDDNLAGNNGFGLLPADMFSLSQVGSSLSGENESHKIIDVETSLAFPPHGGGTRAALFRTPISGGVQNATSAHGLPPPALAVRNLMEQARFAHLCTVMSKMHHRREGCPFGSLVDFAPDPVGHPIFSFSPLAIHTRNILAEPRCTLVVQIPGWNCLSNARATLFGYVYPLPENEQEWAHKQYMAKHHQGPSQQWGNFHYFRMQNISDIYFIGGFGTVAWINVNEYEALQPDKIAADGGEQNLKELNAIFSKPLRELLSTESEVDDAAIISVDSKGIDIRVRQGAKFNIQRLAFEESLGVETLEDAKSALRKVIEKGKVHNL, from the exons ATGGAAGCTACTACTGTCTTCACTTCACTATACGTTTCCAATTTACCAAAACCAAAGGCTATCTTCAACCTGACTCCACCTGATCTATCTTCGTCTTCTTGTTGGCTCTGTAATTCACAATCCAAGCGAATCACGAAACTGAGACTTAATGAATCGAATCATGGAGTTCTTCGTCTTCATGCTCTGTTTCACAACGAGGAGGCTCCAGGTCAAAGCGATGATAACTTAGCAGGAAACAATGGGTTTGGTCTTTTACCAGCGGATATGTTCTCTTTGTCTCAG GTTGGAAGTAGTCTAAGTGGTGAAAATGAGAGTCATAAGATAATCGATGTGGAGACATCTCTTGCATTTCCTCCTCATGGTGGAGGAACTCGAGCAGCGCTGTTTCGGACCCCGATTTCTGGTGGTGTTCAGAACGCAACCTCTGCTCATGGTTTACCTCCACCTGCTCTAGCTGTTAGGAACTTGATGGAGCAG GCCAGGTTTGCTCATCTGTGCACAGTGATGTCTAAAATGCACCATCGCAGAGAAGGCTGCCCCTTCGGATCTTTGGTAGATTTTGCACCTGATCCTGTGGGAC ACCCTATCTTTTCATTTTCACCCTTGGCTATTCACACTCGGAATATCTTAGCTGAACCTAGATGCACCCTCGTTGTTCAG ATACCCGGATGGAATTGCTTATCAAATGCAAGAGCTACATTATTCGGCTATGTCTATCCATTGCCAGAAAATGAGCAA GAATGGGCTCATAAGCAGTATATGGCTAAGCATCACCAAGGGCCTTCCCAACAATGGGGAAACTTTCACTATTTTAGAATGCAGAACATAAG TGATATATATTTCATTGGAGGTTTTGGCACTGTTGCGTGGATCAATGTCAATGAGTACGAGGCACTTCAGCCAGATAAGATAGCCGCCGATGGGGGCGAGCAAAACCTTAAG GAACTAAATGCCATCTTCTCAAAGCCACTTAGAGAGTTATTATCTACTGAATCTGAGGTAGACGATGCTGCTATCATTTCTGTAGACAGCAAAGGGATCGACATAAGAGTTCGTCAAGGTGCTAAG TTTAACATACAAAGGCTAGCCTTTGAGGAAAGTCTTGGTGTAGAGACCTTAGAAGACGCCAAATCTGCACTAAGGAAAGTGATAGAGAAGGGAAAGGTGCACAATTTGTAG
- the LOC106300438 gene encoding ABC transporter G family member 12, giving the protein MELDSASNGRPSRPPPPPPAPSIGRGAYLAWEDLTVVIPNFSGGPTRRLLDGLNGYAEPGRIMAIMGPSGSGKSTLLDSLAGRLARNVIMTGNLLLNGKKARLDYGLVAYVTQEDVLMGTLTVRETITYSAHLRLSSGLTKEEVNGIVEGTIIELGLQDCADRVIGSWQSRGVSGGERKRVSIALEILTRPQILFLDEPTSGLDSASAFFVIQALRNIARDGGRTVVSSIHQPSSEVFALFDDLFLLSSGETVYFGESKFAVEFFAEAGFPCPKKRNPSDHFLRCINSDFDTVTATLKGSQRIRETPATSDPLMNLATSEIKARLVENYRRSVYAKSAKSRIRELASIEGHHEMEVRKGSEASWFKQLRTLTKRSFVNMCRDIGYYWSRIVIYIVVSICVGTIFYDVGHSYTSILARVSCGGFITGFMTFMSIGGFPSFIEEMKVFYKERLSGYYGVSVYIISNYVSSFPFLVAISGITGSITYNMVKFRPGFSHWAFFCLNIFFSVSVIESLMMVVASLVPNFLMGLITGAGIIGIIMMTSGFFRLLPDLPKIFWRYPISFMSYGSWAIQGAYKNDFLGLEFEPMFAGEPKMTGEEVIQKIFGVKVTHSKWWDLAAIVLILVCYRILFFIVLKLKERAEPALKALQAKRTMRSLNKRPSFRKIPSLSSLSSRRHQALHSLSSQEGLTSPIH; this is encoded by the exons ATGGAGTTGGACAGTGCGAGCAATGGCCGGCCTTCTCGTCCTCCTCCTCCACCGCCAGCACCGTCGATTGGTCGTGGAGCGTACTTGGCCTGGGAAGATTTGACGGTGGTTATACCTAACTTTAGTGGTGGTCCGACTCGAAGGTTGCTCGATGGACTAAACGGGTACGCTGAACCGGGTCGGATCATGGCCATTATGGGCCCTTCCGGATCCGGCAAGTCCACGCTTCTTGACTCTCTCGCAG GTAGACTAGCAAGAAACGTGATTATGACCGGTAATCTTCTATTGAACGGAAAGAAGGCAAGACTAGACTACGGCCTCGTC GCTTATGTAACACAAGAGGATGTATTGATGGGAACACTAACGGTGAGGGAGACAATAACATACTCAGCTCATCTAAGGCTTTCAAGTGGTTTGACCAAAGAAGAAGTCAACGGCATTGTTGAAGGAACAATCATTGAACTTGGTCTTCAAGATTGTGCAGACAGAGTCATAGGTAGCTGGCAGTCTCGAGGAGTGAGTGGTGGCGAGAGAAAACGCGTCAGCATTGCGTTAGAGATCTTAACGCGACCGCAGATTCTGTTCCTTGACGAACCCACAAGCGGTTTGGACAGTGCTTCTGCTTTCTTTGTGATTCAAGCGCTTAGGAACATCGCTAGAGATGGCGGCAGAACGGTTGTTTCATCGATTCATCAGCCTAGTAGCGAAGTTTTCGCTCTCTTTGATGATCTTTTCTTGCTCTCTAGTGGCGAGACTGTTTACTTTGGTGAATCCAAGTTTGCTGTTGAG TTCTTTGCTGAAGCAGGGTTTCCTTGCCCGAAGAAACGGAACCCTTCTGATCATTTTTTGAGATGTATAAACTCAGATTTTGATACCGTTACAGCTACACTCAAAGGATCTCAGAGGATACGG GAGACACCAGCTACATCAGATCCTTTGATGAATCTAGCAACATCTGAGATCAAAGCTAGACTTGTTGAGAACTACCGTCGCTCAGTCTATGCTAAATCTGCTAAATCTCGGATTCGTGAATTAGCTAGCATT GAAGGACATCATGAGATGGAAGTCAGAAAGGGAAGCGAAGCGAGCTGGTTTAAACAGCTAAGGACTTTGACAAAGAGATCGTTTGTGAACATGTGCCGCGATATTGGATACTACTGGTCAAGAATTGTGATCTACATTGTTGTATCCATCTGTGTTGGGACCATCTTTTACGATGTAGGACACAGCTACACATCGATCTTGGCACGGGTTTCTTGTGGTGGATTCATTACTGGTTTCATGACTTTCATGTCCATTGGAGGGTTTCCTTCTTTCATTGAAGAGATGAAAGTGTTCTACAAAGAGAGACTGAGTGGTTACTACGGCGTTTCGGTTTATATTATATCGAATTACGTCTCATCTTTCCCGTTCTTGGTCGCGATTTCAGGCATCACGGGGAGTATTACTTACAACATGGTGAAGTTCCGTCCAGGGTTCTCTCACTGGGCTTTCTTCTGTCTCAACATATTCTTCTCTGTCTCGGTCATTGAGAGTCTCATGATGGTTGTCGCTTCTCTCGTGCCAAACTTTTTGATGGGTCTCATTACAGGAGCTGGCATCATT GGAATCATCATGATGACTTCTGGATTCTTCCGTCTACTTCCAGATCTTCCAAAAATTTTCTGGCGATACCCAATTTCGTTCATGAGTTATGGTTCTTGGGCTATTCAG GGTGCATACAAGAACGATTTTCTTGGACTAGAGTTTGAGCCTATGTTTGCGGGAGAACCCAAGATGACAGGAGAGGAAGTTATACAGAAAATATTTGGAGTTAAAGTCACACATTCCAAGTGGTGGGACTTAGCAGCGATTGTTTTAATCCTTGTGTGTTACCGCATTCTCTTCTTCATAGTATTGAAACTTAAAGAAAGAGCAGAGCCGGCTTTGAAGGCGTTACAAGCAAAGAGAACGATGAGGAGTCTTAACAAGAGACCTTCTTTCAGGAAAATCCCGTCTCTATCTTCATTATCTTCAAGGAGACACCAAGCTCTACATTCACTTTCTTCTCAAGAAGGTCTTACCTCTCCAATCCATTAA
- the LOC106297463 gene encoding uncharacterized protein LOC106297463: MKTTFTFSYVPNSRGSVATHSDTAYTFKPTSFSLRVDKTGKVFTTQEIALKSIKDAKEWSEAQANTRMSSSPHPSSIRPNQRSPCPPPPMQTEVLICKVDVAWDSSSRKCGIGRIFSGNAAVSLPSISDSHSHVSSALMAEAIAVHRAVALAFYSNVRSLAVLSDSLSLIKLLKTRGCQPELFGIMFEIYHFMSSFDVISFAFISRNFNSEADSVAKSALAQFVRNLLHGG, encoded by the exons ATGAAGACGACCTTCACGTTTTCTTACGTGCCCAATAGCAGAGGAAGTGTGGCGACTCATTCCGACACAGCATACACCTTCAAGCCTACTTCCTTCAGTCTCAGAGTTGATAAAACAGGGAA GGTCTTCACAACTCAAGAGATTGCACTTAAGAGCATTAAAGACGCCAAGGAGTGGAGTGAAGCGCAAGCTAATACCAGAATGTCATCATCTCCTCATCCATCCTCCATTCGCCCAAACCAACGTTCCCCCTGTCCCCCACCGCCTATGCAAACCGAAGTCTTAATATGCAAAGTGGATGTGGCTTGGGACAGTAGCTCAAGGAAGTGCGGTATTGGAAGAATTTTCAGCGGTAATGCTGCGGTTAGTCTCCCCAGCATATCTGATTCTCATAGTCACGTATCATCAGCTCTCATGGCCGAAGCCATTGCTGTCCACCGAGCGGTTGCTCTTGCGTTTTATTCAAACGTCCGATCCCTAGCGGTTCTATCTGATTCCTTATCTCTGATCAAACTATTGAAGACGAGAGGGTGCCAACCTGAACTGTTTGGTATCATGTTTGAAATCTATCACTTTATGTCCTCTTTTGATGTCATTTCTTTTGCTTTCATTTCTCGCAACTTTAATTCGGAGGCTGATTCTGTGGCAAAATCAGCTCTCGCTCAGTTTGTAAGAAACCTCCTTCATGGTGGGTAG
- the LOC106296786 gene encoding uncharacterized protein LOC106296786 isoform X1: MEATTVFTSLYVSNLPKPKAIFNLTPPDLSSSSCWLCNSQSKRITKLRLNESNHGVLRLHALFHNEEAPGQSDDNLAGNNGFGLLPADMFSLSQEKVGSSLSGENESHKIIDVETSLAFPPHGGGTRAALFRTPISGGVQNATSAHGLPPPALAVRNLMEQARFAHLCTVMSKMHHRREGCPFGSLVDFAPDPVGHPIFSFSPLAIHTRNILAEPRCTLVVQIPGWNCLSNARATLFGYVYPLPENEQEWAHKQYMAKHHQGPSQQWGNFHYFRMQNISDIYFIGGFGTVAWINVNEYEALQPDKIAADGGEQNLKELNAIFSKPLRELLSTESEVDDAAIISVDSKGIDIRVRQGAKFNIQRLAFEESLGVETLEDAKSALRKVIEKGKVHNL, encoded by the exons ATGGAAGCTACTACTGTCTTCACTTCACTATACGTTTCCAATTTACCAAAACCAAAGGCTATCTTCAACCTGACTCCACCTGATCTATCTTCGTCTTCTTGTTGGCTCTGTAATTCACAATCCAAGCGAATCACGAAACTGAGACTTAATGAATCGAATCATGGAGTTCTTCGTCTTCATGCTCTGTTTCACAACGAGGAGGCTCCAGGTCAAAGCGATGATAACTTAGCAGGAAACAATGGGTTTGGTCTTTTACCAGCGGATATGTTCTCTTTGTCTCAG GAAAAGGTTGGAAGTAGTCTAAGTGGTGAAAATGAGAGTCATAAGATAATCGATGTGGAGACATCTCTTGCATTTCCTCCTCATGGTGGAGGAACTCGAGCAGCGCTGTTTCGGACCCCGATTTCTGGTGGTGTTCAGAACGCAACCTCTGCTCATGGTTTACCTCCACCTGCTCTAGCTGTTAGGAACTTGATGGAGCAG GCCAGGTTTGCTCATCTGTGCACAGTGATGTCTAAAATGCACCATCGCAGAGAAGGCTGCCCCTTCGGATCTTTGGTAGATTTTGCACCTGATCCTGTGGGAC ACCCTATCTTTTCATTTTCACCCTTGGCTATTCACACTCGGAATATCTTAGCTGAACCTAGATGCACCCTCGTTGTTCAG ATACCCGGATGGAATTGCTTATCAAATGCAAGAGCTACATTATTCGGCTATGTCTATCCATTGCCAGAAAATGAGCAA GAATGGGCTCATAAGCAGTATATGGCTAAGCATCACCAAGGGCCTTCCCAACAATGGGGAAACTTTCACTATTTTAGAATGCAGAACATAAG TGATATATATTTCATTGGAGGTTTTGGCACTGTTGCGTGGATCAATGTCAATGAGTACGAGGCACTTCAGCCAGATAAGATAGCCGCCGATGGGGGCGAGCAAAACCTTAAG GAACTAAATGCCATCTTCTCAAAGCCACTTAGAGAGTTATTATCTACTGAATCTGAGGTAGACGATGCTGCTATCATTTCTGTAGACAGCAAAGGGATCGACATAAGAGTTCGTCAAGGTGCTAAG TTTAACATACAAAGGCTAGCCTTTGAGGAAAGTCTTGGTGTAGAGACCTTAGAAGACGCCAAATCTGCACTAAGGAAAGTGATAGAGAAGGGAAAGGTGCACAATTTGTAG